TCTCTCAGGTGGTGTTCTTCCCGTCTCATGTGTTCTGTCTTCTCACGACATCATGTCTTGCTTTACCCCAGGATCTCACGGTTCTACTTTCGGCGGTAATCCTTTGGCTTCCCGCGTTGCCATCGCCGCCCTCGAGGTCATCCGCGACGAGAAGCTGTGCCAAAGAGCCGCCCAACTGGGTAGCTCTTTCATCGCCCAATTGAAAGCTCTCCAAGCCAAATCTAACGGTATAATCTCTGAGGTGCGTGGTATGGGACTGCTTACCGCCATCGTAATCGACCCATCCAAGGCCAATGGTAAGACCGCTTGGGACTTGTGTCTATTGATGAAGGATCACGGCCTCTTGGCTAAGCCCACCCACGACCACATCATCAGATTGGCTCCTCCTTTGGTCATCTCCGAAGAGGACTTGCAAACCGGTGTCGAAACCATTGCCAAGTGTATCGATCTgttataatattaatacgcattttttttatgttttctcgtttcttttcttttttttgttttatatcttacacatttttaatatactaaaagtaaaataaaaaaatacgtACTGTTTCCCTTTGTTTTCTCCTCCTCTTTGCTTATATCTCCACTGCGCCATCGTCATCTTCAGAGGGCGTGCTGATTAGAGTCACTGTGTCTCCTCTGATGAACACCATTTCACATCGTCTTTCGGACTCACTCAACTCCTCGTTGTTTAATTGGTATATGGTCTCTACTGCATCACTCAGCACGATGTTGCAGTGTGAGTCGAACGCTTGCAGTGTGCCCACCAGCGTCCTGGCCCCGCGCAGCTTGATGTACACCCTCTCATCGAGATTGAGTTTCAATAAATCCAAAGGTGTCTCCATTTTCTTGAGTGTGCGTGATGttgtgtgtgtgtgtgtatTTATCTGCGTGTCTCTCCCCTGTTGTATTGGTTGCTAGAATGGATGGAAACATCCTGCCTCTTGTTTGTTCAAACCTCAGctttcttgctttttttcttctttcaataTCGCGACCTATCACACAGCACGGATAGCCAAAAGGGCGCATcaggaagaagaaaaaatatcatttCAGCAAACTAAAAGAATTGCCCTGAAAGCTATCGAGCCCTGGTAAGAGAGTACCATTCTATCTCTGCGgctagaaaaaaataccataaaaatataataaaaatgtgGAAGAGATCGTTCCACTCCCAAGGAGGGCCCCTGCGTGCCAGAACAAAGTTTACCAAACCAAAGCCAAAACAACCGGTGCTTCCCAAAGACAAAATAAGACCGCCCACTCAATTGACTCATCACTCCAACAACCTGAGGATTACCGAACCAATCCCACCAACAACCTCAAACCTGCGCTGTCCCGACGACCACCCGCTGTGGCAGTTCTTCTCCAACAAGAAATTCATCAGGTCCGCCGACGACTTGCCGCCTTCCAGCCATATCAGACCCTGGAGCATCCCAGAGTTGAGGCACAAGTCCTTTAACGACTTGCATTCCCTTTGGTACAACTGCCTCAGGGAGCAAAATGTGCTTGCTCGCGAAAACCATCTCTTGAAAAACATTGTTGGCTCCACGCATGACGAATTCAGTGAGCTCTCTAACTCTATCAGAACCACCATGTGGCAAATAAGACATGTACTTAACGAAAGAGAGCTGGCCTATAGCGCTTCACGCGAATTTTTACAGGATGAATCGGAGAGGAAAAAGTTCTTGGATACTTTGGCCAACGATTACTTCTTGAACAAGGATATCCCTGATGACGAAGTCGCCTCCATGCTCACACGATTCCAGTTGGCCATTTTCGGCATATCGGAAACCATCCAGGATAATACAGTCGACATTAACTTCATCGACGGGATCAAGTTCTTGGCAAACTTAAAACTACAGCGGTTCAAGGACTCCAATGACCTCATATCCGAAATATCACAAGAACCGATCACAGACGTGGGCGAGTCGTTCATCTTATTCACTTCCGACTTCGAACCTCATGCCGTTCAAGAGGCTTGTGTCGCCATCAAAGACCTGAGAAAGTCCCCAGATAATAAAGTCCCTAAATTAGACGAACTCCCCACCGTGAGAAAATACTTGAAACAGCTAATTCATGCAAGCTCCGTGGAGCAAGCAACTGCATGATTCCCGTGGGCTTCCTACCCTCTCTCctgtaaatatatatatatatatatatccaCACACACTCGCACATACATACACACATACATACACCTTTATATAGCTATACGCTGTATGTATTCAGAAATTAGTCACGTTGTGGAAAATCTCCCTAGCAATGCCGCCTACCTTACTCTTATTGTCGTTCTGTCCGTCCAGTGCGTACTTGTCTTTCACCAGGTCACGGGCGCTTAGCTCCAATTCTAGTGTGCTCCATTGCGATGTAACAATTTCGACTTCCTCAAGGGGGCAAACCTCCAGTAAGCGGCCCAAGATGCTCATCTGCAGAACAATTATCTCTGTGGGAATTTCATTATCCACCCAATTTGGATCGACAAACTTCCCCATTTGATAAAATGTTAACCAATGCTCATCGCCCAACGCCTTCATCATATGTTGGCCCGCTTCTTGACAAATTTCAAACACTTGCTTGCCCAATTCGTATGCTGTGCCAAAATCTAAATTCACCAAGGCATAGTCAATATGTAATACCATCAAATCCACTTCCACTTTACCCGTTTGGCCCTCTCTATTAATGGATAAGCTGTCGTAAATCCCGAATAACAAGCTTTTTGTAGTTGGCAGATCCTTATACAATCGCGGGTTCAGCTCTAATAAGTTGGATATTATATCGAGGGGGCAATCTCTATATTCTAGAATGTTGCTTGGTTTGAAAGCGGTATCTCTTGCGCCATTGTGCGACTTATTTAGGTTTATGGAATAATGCGACAATTTGTCTGATATCTCAAGCAATACTTCCAGCTTAGTTAGATTTGTGCCTGCCCGTTGCGACATATGCTTCTGAATTATTTGTAACGTTTGCGAagcttttttcatttcagGCTCTTTACGTAATCCATTAGAAGcattattgaagaaatgcCAGAAGAACTTCACCAGAAGTTCATATATTTGGGTATTGTTACTGTAGTCGAATCTTTCTATGATGGCTTCAATGTACGCGAACTCATTCATTTGTAAGAGGATTTCCAATATACTGTATAGCTTTTCATCCATACTAATTCGggtgaaaattttatcatcCTTGCTGATGTCCAAGACCGTTTCATACATGGCTTGCAAAAAACTGGAGATTTCGTTGGCTTTGTTAAATTCTTCATGGCATAGTGAAGAGAAATGGGCCAACTGAGCCGATTCTTCTTCCTGTGTTATGGCAAAGATTTctttaaatgaaaatttcGTGGAAcatttgatgaagaattcCATAAATTGTTTCATCTCTAGAGCAGTAATAGTTTTCTGTTCTTCTATTGTAATTTCATCAGGGAATCCACTCAAGATACTCCATAATTCATCAAGCTTATGAGTTAAACTGgataaattaaataaattCTCACTGTTGTGAAATAATATATCAACCACATTACTTTGCAATTTTCTGGACGCTTCACTGTTATCTTTTACTCCTTTTTCGAGACTGTAATAGAGCTTTATAAATAACTGGTAATTAGTATCAGATTTTAGTGAGAACTGCTgtttattgaagaattcCGTAATGAACGTTTCCCATTTCTTCCCATAAGACAAAGTGGGAGCtaattcatcttcaataaCATCTGCTATACCAATATATCCTTGCATATCCTCTACACCGTCAAATATTATCTTAAATAACTCGCTATCAGGCATTTTTTCCCATTCGTTGATTTTAAATATGAGATGAAGCCGTTTATTTAGGTGGTCGAGGGGTTTTAATACTCCTTCTACCCATCCTATAAATTTTGTAGATAACACTTTTGACTTGGCAGTCTCCCATAGTACAGAATATAATAAAGGTGTTTCAGGTATCATTTCATTACATATTAAAATCCTTTCTCTCAACCACTCCTCAAAATTCTCCAAGGTCTTGTTATTGAGTTTTTTGCTTATGAATTCTTGCAGTTCATGATATCTGTTCGATCTCGTTGTGGTATCACTTTCAATTAATGGAATCAAACTGCTGTCACTTTCTAATAGTTCTACTATTACATCTTCGTCGGTTGTTTCTTCCCCTTCCGGACTTTGCACCTCCTCTTCTAATTCACGAAGAAACAAAAGGTTTTTTGGGTCATCTAATTCTGGCCACAAAACACAGAGAATCTCCAAGTACTTGGATTGTGAGCCCAGTCTAGTAGACAACTTTTTGATATTGCGCGTGTCAGCCCTAGATGCAAAAATGCAAGCTAACAAATATAGTTGCTCTTCCAACATTTTTACTGCAATTTTCTTGGCAACCTATCAATACTCTCTGATATAACCAGTTATTGTCTATTTACAAttggtttttcttttccctagtttttctttttctctgCACCTTGCCTCTTCCTCacaatttcaataaattaCAGTATATTTACGAAAGAgtaacaaaaatttcaacaGGTCACACAGAGCAGAAATACCTATTTGAAACGAAAGGAAGATCGTTCATGTTGCTATATATGTTCTtaaaaatgatttaaaaTTATACAAATATTGTATACAGTAGTATAGTTATAGAATTATCTTTTTGACGAGGTTAATGACATCATAGAATAGAGAGTTATTAAAGAgactaaaaaaattaaaatcgaaaaagaaagatttaaaaaataagataTGCATCACTCCTTTTTCCTGTTCCTTTCCTttctattttattattggttCCTTTACACAGTTTCCAAGACTTCGTCCTTGAAACCGGTAACCTTCTTACCCTTTTCTTCACCAGAACCTTCACCGTGCAAAGCCATCAAAGCACCGACATCGAACTTTGGTTGTTTCAACAACTTAACCTTTCTAACATGGATGTTTTGTAGTGGGAAAATGTCCTTGGTGgcgttttcaatttccttgTTGATAACTTCTGGAATCAACTTGGAGGTCAATTGGGCCAAGGTAGATCCTTGAACTTCCTTAGTCAAGATTTCGGAAATAACCTTTCTGATAGCTCTGATATGGGAAGATTGAGCGTAAGAGTGTCTCTTAACTTGGTTAGCTTGCTTTCTGGTGAAGGCGATAGCAAAGATTCTCAAAACGTAATCATCAGAAGTCTTAACAGTAACGTTAGCTTCGATCAAAGTTTGCCACTTTCTAACCATGGATCTCAATTTATCAGTAGTGAAGTCCATACCGTGGAAGTTGGTCAATAAATTCTTACCTTGGACTTCGTCAACTCttaatttgatttttctgaAAGAGTGGTCTTCAGAACCCTGTAAGTCAGCCAAGCAAACTTCGACAACTCTACCTTTCAAAGCATCTGAAGCACTCTTCAAACCAGTGGACTTGTTAACTAAAGTCTTACCAACATTtctgttttcaaaagtgGATGGAGCTTTAATGTCGAACCATTCCTTTCTGGTAAATGGGTCAACGACTCTCTTCTTTTGACCTTTCTTACCCTTGGATAGTCTCTTATTCTTTCCGACAGCCATGATTAAACGATTGGTTATTCGTGTGCTTGTTTTGTTTCCTTAATATTAAAGTTCACAACGTGAACACCTTCCTTTCTTAATAGAATAGTTGTGACATCTAGTCATTTTGGGTATATTATCGCGCAGGTGAGAGAGTCCTGGAATTTCCAGCGGATGGTGACGCGAGGCATCCGTAGTGCACAATAAAAAGTtagtttttcattaaccgaaaaaaaaaaaaaaataaaatatattaatGTTTGGGTTTCAACGTTTCCGTGGGTCTGGGTCCACAACAGAAAACTGTCCTGAAGTTTGATTAGGTTTTAGTAAGTAAACAGTTATGGTTACATTATTAAGGAATACAGAAGAGACTGCATGTGTACATAGGCATATCTATGGCGGAAGTGAAAATGAATGTTGGTGGTCAAATGCAGtccatatttttgaattcttcatcCATCGAAAAGGCGTAATTTATTTCTAAAGGAAGTTTTAGTTCTACCATAATGCTTGCACTGGGCTCCTCGAGCACCACAACAACTAATTTTTCTCCCACTAAATCATTCACTACACTTATCCAAGAAAATTGCTTTAGTTTCTCTATAGTTATTGCGGGCTCCCAGGCACCGCATATGACCTtcttaatttcttttgacgCCTTGTACCCTGGGTTGTCCCGCAACATCTTCACCATCTTAATCAGGACGGTCTCCAGAGCAAGCGTATGACGATTCGTGCCTTCGGTTTCTTGCGCCAGggtatataaaaatgttCTCATCAACAGAGACATTCCTATaatcttctttgaaatagTTTCATCCTTGAATCCGTTAATAGCTTCTGAGAAATAGCGTGGTACCATCTCCTGTGACACTACCAATTTACCCTTTTGTAGACCACCTTTCCGTACGAAGTcttttttagaaatttctaCGGCAGCTTCACATATTTTGAATGCTTTTTCAGTACTACCACTTACGTTGGCTACGTTCTTTGCAATAAGTTGAGtgattttgttgttgatcTTATGATTGATTACTATCACATTATCTGGTATTTTCTGGTTCTGTCCTTCGCGAATATTATTGTAAATAGTCATTTCCTTCTTATCATTTACTTTGACATGAAAAGGTTTCAATAAAGATTTGAGTCGCGTGATGATCATTTGTTGCAATTCATTCTTGTCCACCTTATTAAGTTTGATTTCGGTAAAGTGTGCTTTGAGGGAGGGcattatatttatttgCTCTCTAATCGTCACATTATGTCCGCCAACGCAAATGATAGacaattttgaatttttcgaAGAAATCCATTTCTCGAAATATTGTAAAATCTTCTCACTCAATAGATTTTCCGGATTTTGTATTAATATTAGtgtctttctcttttttgcTTTCGGGACATTTGTAATATAGAAGTTTAAGGCCTCTAGTGATATATCACCGCAtagattttctttagaaaTGGCGAACCATATTTTCTCATATAATGCATCCATTCCTGCCAGTTCCAAGGCATCAATATGAATGTAATCGAAAATAGGTAGTTCCTTTCGGGCCGAAGAGGTGATCAACTCATCCATTACATCATTCACAAGCTGGAATTTAGTAGAATCATCTGCATTGGTAATATAAAATAGTTTATTTTGGGAAGACATCAAACTGTCGTAAATCGGAAGGAATATTCTTGTAAAATCCTCCACTTGTGATTTTAGTAGTTCTCTCTTTTGTAAAGATTCTCTAATTGATTCctctaaatttatatcaGCGTTAAAATTTGACAGAATGGTTTCTCTTCCAGATGAAGAGCATGCTTTTCTAAACTTATCCTCAAGGCCTGCAACGTCCAAGCTTGACTGTTCGTCTGTtaatttgttcaattggGAGGAATCTGTTACTTGATTATCTGGTGCAAACCGGTCTAAAATTatctgatatttttttttcaactttgaCAAAGTAGCGAAATCAATCATCTTTGCATTACCTTTTTCTGGTGTAGGATTTTCGTTCATACTATGAATTTTGGTGTTGCCCCTGGGAATTCCAGGTTTTCCATTTCCGTTCATTTCGTTATCTGTTTCTGTAGTGTaatttttagaaaattcTTGTGTTTCTTGAATGTGgatttttctaattttacTGCTCAATTCGCTTCCGTGAGCGCCACGTCTTTTATTTACTGGTATTATTGCTTCATCAGAACTTTCTGAACTAACTTCATCTGTTTCCTCTTCAAGCCCACCATCATCACTCACTTCTGGATTATTTGCATATACAAAATTCTCTCGGCCGTCAACGAGTTCTGTAGATGTCTTCTCTGGCTTTGACCCAGGTTTACTTGAAAGCACAGATGTTTCATTGTTTGGCTCATAATCGGATTCCTGTTCTGAAGAGTTTATTGGTATTTCCTCTGAAACAATTAGTTCCTTTGATATAGatcttttttgtaaaattttcGAAGAATCTGTAGGTGATGTGAGCGCAGAAGGGGACGCCGATGAGATGTTAGGGGAAACAGACTCTTCTTGGGGAGAAATTGAACCATGAGTTGTTGACGTTCCTCGCTGAGACGGTATATTTCCATTATTTACGTCATCATCTGCAGAGGGCTCgattttaatttttttcattgaaggTTTCTTTGCTAGTCTTTTTGAAGATCTTTCAACTCCCATCTTATGCATCACCTGTCTATTTGTCTTCTGCCCACTCACTGGTACAGATACTCTTTTCAAGTATTCATCAGATTGTTTGGGTTCCATTTCCTTTACTCTTCttatgatttgaaaaatatcaattgGTACAAACTTTTCCGCAGTAGGTTCGCATGCATAACGTACTAGAAAATCTCTATCCTCTATTTTATCGATACTACTATCATTCCATTGTGACTCTGGCAGTATCTGTCCAACTGCAATGAAATCCTTAAGCCAAATCTCTGATAGCTCAGCAGTTAAATATAACTCGCTCTTATTTACTtcgttgaaaaatttatcttTGTAAAATTCTAAAGGATGATCTTCCTTTATTAGATCTGGCCTGAATTGTTCGTAGTACAGTTTTGGTTTGAGTTCAAACCATCTCaagtaagaaaaaaccCAAATCTCCACAACATTATTAAGTGTATTGAGTCTGATCTCATGGATCAAGTAGACAGAATATGTTTCCGTCACATTATCATTAAATATCACGCTCTCACCCTTCCCAAAACTCAATCCATcagaaattcttttcagaAATACGTTTTCTCctcctctttttcttgatcttcttctatTGTTGTCGTCAATAACCCTCCCCTGATCATCTGTAATGATAACTTGCCAACCGTCCAAATCTTTCAATGTTTTAGCCATTTTAGCTAATCCAATTGTTAGAACAAAACAACTTTCTTAAACCCCTGTAAGGAAGGTGATGAAAGGGCTGCTTAtgtgtttttctttttcatacTATGTTcattttaacttttttggaaagaataGCGTTTTCGCGGTCATATTACTGATGCGATGAAAATTTAcaattatttctttatttagATTGATACATAATATGGTTAACTTTAAATACATCTTTTGGACGCCGCATAAACAAACGTCCCGAATACTTTGTTCCCCTGGATTCGTTGTTTGCTTAACACTGTCAACTCTCTACTTAGTTTCATTTACACCATTTCTTTGTGTATCAGTCATTGCGAATACCCTTGCATATCTAATGGATCGAAAATAAATGGTGATGTCAAGAATACGAGATACAATAGCCAGGCCATTCCAGAACCTTACAGCCCTTGAGAAAGTGGTACAGTGGCTAAGATTAGGGACGACATTACTCATAATCTCTTTCGGGTTGGCGTTGACTGTCGGACCCCTTTCTTCGCCAAGAACATTGTACATGTCACGACTGGATACTTACTCTGCTGATATTACGACGGGTTTATTTACCGTGTTGAGAGAGTCTATGGAGCAGTCGACATCtacagaagaaaataacgGTGTAGGCTTAACAACATCCGAACTGTATATATTGACTGCTTACACCGAAAGTCAGATAAAGAATGTTCCTCAGTACATCACAGTGTCGCTTTATGGGAGGTGCGATTCAACATATACCATGGTGGAAGTATTCGACTCTGAAGGAAATATGCATAGCGTAAAGAATTCGACTACTAAGAGTACCTGCAGTAGCATAGGAACGGACTATCTTTTTGATTATCGTGAGGTTTTAGAAAGCTTGGGTTTAGATATCATTTTAGATTATGCATACAACAAAATCGGTTCACAACAGGCAGAAAGTTCTGCATACACGACCTACATGAGGAGTTTAAAACATAAAAAGGCCAACGTGTTACATTTACTCTATGCAGTTATTAGTTTCCAGGTGTGTATGTTATTTTTCATGATATGGTACTACTACATAAAGGGAAGGTTTATGAACGCCCTCAAAGAAAGGGCACTTGTTCATATCAACTCTCTACTATCGCTAGTTGTTTTCATTGGGGGCCTGATAAGTAGCATAAGCCTTGCCTGGGTTAACTACACTATTCAGTCTAGAATTAATACAGAATTAGAGGCCTTCGGGTTTTCTTACCATCTTGGAGTTACATGGTTTGCGCTTCTGTGGTGTTTTGCAGGTTTGATTTCTGTGTCATGCTTAGCTTGGTCTGGCTTAGAATGGTGTATTTCCGATAATGGCACGTCCTATGGAGGTGGAATCGATGATAAATTCTTAGGCTACCAAGCCGGTGTATTTACTGATGCAGATCTAGACGATGAAACTTCTTACAGTCAACGTTATCCGCAACGACAGTCTACTTCGGGCGAGGCTGAACTGATGAGAAACAGTGATACTATGGCAacaataagaaaaacatcTGATGTTGACTTAAATAGTGAAAATGATGCTAACACCAGTTTAGACCATGGAAATCCCACCGCAAATATAAGCAATGGCGGCAAACACGAACCATTTGCTACTAGAGAGGAATTCGAATTGCAGGACATAAGATTCCGGTCAAGCAACGACAGTGAAGAAAGTATGCAAAGGGTTATCAAGCCTTCGTCAGCATTACAGTTTTGAATTCTTTCACCCATCATTCAAAATGCATATGCATACTATATTTGTCTAGTTTTTaattatataataataataacagaaacaaaaaatcgCATTCATCGTTTaatcttatttttcttttttcacctttttcTTGTGAAATTGCCAAGCGCTTAAAAAATCGTTATTTCAGAACTAAACATCATTAAGCAAcgaagaagagaaaagcGGAACTATAACCATGAGTGATACTACGGAAGTCCCTAGGCAATCATCTGAGAACGACCAGGATAATAACTTGGAAAGAACCAACTCATTAAAAAGTCCGGACGTGACCAACAATATACCAagtcttttcaaattagCCGCCGAATGGCAAATCAACAATCCACAGGAAACCTTCCAAAACCATATCCTGGAAAATGATGTActcaagaaaattaatgaaatcACTCATTTGATCCGGGAATCGTACAAAGACCTCTCCAGTCAAGATGGGATGATGTCCAAACAACAACAGGAAAAGATGGATTGGGATTTGTTTTGTACTGTTCCTGTAAACATTATTGAGCAATATACAAAAGACATGGACGaaatatatgaaaaaatggaaaggCTAGCAAAAGTAAGTATAGGTCGAAACTAGGCATCCTGTGCCATCTCAATTTTACTACGTTCTTTTACTAATAATGCAAATTTAATAACAGCAACAACGTCTTTGGTGTGAATCCGCTTTTCAAATAGACGTGGAAAGATGTGGTGACTCCATTCTCAATGCTGAAACgtggatgaagaagaaagagcGCCATTTAGAgtacaaaaatattgaaatgGAAAGATCCGCAAATGAAATTAAGGAAACTATTCAAAGACTAACAGATGATAGATGAGCCATACTCAAATATATCTGCGATATTGCTAATGTTAGCTATTTCTCacatttgctttttttgattttatttatttacttttacGACAACTGGCCTTATCACTCGGCTCTCTAAAAGAAGTCATGTTCCCTTCGTTGggttaattttttttttttttttttttgtttatatgttttttttttttttgccagGTATTGTTAGCGCCAGAtagcaaaaaattttattcaGGGATACTGAACACCGGGGAAGTTAACTGAGTATATCGGTTATCATTATAAACACAAGAATGTAAgccagaaagaaaaataaacgTCCACCCCTCGAACTTTCACATATAAG
Above is a genomic segment from Saccharomyces cerevisiae S288C chromosome XII, complete sequence containing:
- the ECM7 gene encoding Ecm7p (Putative integral membrane protein with a role in calcium uptake; non-essential protein; mutant has cell wall defects and Ca+ uptake deficiencies; transcription is induced under conditions of zinc deficiency) — translated: MVMSRIRDTIARPFQNLTALEKVVQWLRLGTTLLIISFGLALTVGPLSSPRTLYMSRLDTYSADITTGLFTVLRESMEQSTSTEENNGVGLTTSELYILTAYTESQIKNVPQYITVSLYGRCDSTYTMVEVFDSEGNMHSVKNSTTKSTCSSIGTDYLFDYREVLESLGLDIILDYAYNKIGSQQAESSAYTTYMRSLKHKKANVLHLLYAVISFQVCMLFFMIWYYYIKGRFMNALKERALVHINSLLSLVVFIGGLISSISLAWVNYTIQSRINTELEAFGFSYHLGVTWFALLWCFAGLISVSCLAWSGLEWCISDNGTSYGGGIDDKFLGYQAGVFTDADLDDETSYSQRYPQRQSTSGEAELMRNSDTMATIRKTSDVDLNSENDANTSLDHGNPTANISNGGKHEPFATREEFELQDIRFRSSNDSEESMQRVIKPSSALQF
- the GMC2 gene encoding Gmc2p (Protein involved in meiotic crossing over; component of the Synaptonemal Complex (SC) along with Ecm11p; required for the efficient loading of the SC transverse filament protein, Zip1p; promotes SUMOylation of Ecm11p; mutants are delayed in meiotic nuclear division and are defective in synaptonemal complex assembly; transcription is regulated by Ume6p and induced in response to alpha factor; also detected in peroxisomes), which codes for MSDTTEVPRQSSENDQDNNLERTNSLKSPDVTNNIPSLFKLAAEWQINNPQETFQNHILENDVLKKINEITHLIRESYKDLSSQDGMMSKQQQEKMDWDLFCTVPVNIIEQYTKDMDEIYEKMERLAKQQRLWCESAFQIDVERCGDSILNAETWMKKKERHLEYKNIEMERSANEIKETIQRLTDDR